A stretch of the Gracilinanus agilis isolate LMUSP501 chromosome 4, AgileGrace, whole genome shotgun sequence genome encodes the following:
- the KLHDC8A gene encoding kelch domain-containing protein 8A, which produces MDARTVPPMTAMEVPSIKDFHWKTLAPLPSRRVYSSLVEAGGQVYAIGGCDDNGVPMDCFEVYSPDADQWTSLPPMPTARAGVAVIALGKRIMVIGGVGTNQLPLKIVEMYNIDEGKWKKRSVLREAAMGISVTTKDYRVYAAGGMGLDLRPHNHLQHYDMLKDMWVSLAPMPTARYAATSFLRGSKIYVLGGRQSKYAVNAFEVFDIETRSWTKFPNIPCKRAFSSFVPMDGYLYSLGGLRQGRLYRQPKFMRTMDVFDMEQGGWMKMERSSFLKKRRADFVSGSLSGRVIVAGGLGNQPTVLETAEAFHPGKNKWESLPPMPTPRCACSSIIIKNCLLAVGGVNQGLSDAVEALCVSDS; this is translated from the exons ATGGATGCCCGGACAGTGCCACCCATGACTGCCATGGAGGTGCCCAGCATCAAAGATTTCCACTGGAAGACCCTGGCCCCACTGCCAAGCCGGCGAGTCTACTCCTCCCTGGTGGAGGCTGGAGGACAGGTCTATGCCATAGGAGGCTGTGATGACAATGGGGTTCCCATGGACTGCTTTGAGGTCTACTCCCCGGATGCTGACCAGTGGACTTCCTTGCCCCCCATGCCAACGGCCAGGGCTGGGGTGGCCGTCATTGCCCTGGGGAAACGGATCATGGTGATTGGGGGTGTGGGAACCAATCAGCTGCCCCTGAAGATTGTGGAGATGTACAACATCGATGAGGGCAAGTGGAAGAAGAGAAGTGTGCTGAGGGAGGCTGCCATGGGCATCTCTGTCACTACAAAAG ATTACCGAGTGTATGCAGCAGGAGGAATGGGACTAGATCTCCGCCCCCATAATCACCTACAGCACTATGACATGCTCAAAGACATGTGGGTCTCATTAGCCCCCATGCCCACCGCAAGATATGCTGCCACTTCCTTTCTCCGAGGTTCCAAGATCTATGTGCTGG GAGGTCGTCAGTCCAAGTATGCTGTTAATGCCTTTGAGGTCTTCGACATTGAAACTCGCTCATGGACCAAATTTCCCAACATCCCCTGCAAACGAGCCTTCTCCAGCTTTGTCCCCATGGATGGCTACCTGTACAGCCTGGGGGGCCTGAGACAAGGTCGCCTCTATCGACAGCCCAAGTTCATGAGGACTATGGATGTCTTTGACATGGAACAGG GAGGTTGGATGAAGATGGAGCGGTCTTCATTCCTAAAGAAGCGCAGAGCCGACTTTGTATCAGGCTCCTTAAGTGGTCGAGTCATAGTGGCTGGAGGCCTGG GGAACCAGCCCACAGTCCTGGAGACAGCCGAGGCCTTCCACCCAGGGAAGAACAAATGGGAGAGCCTGCCCCCAATGCCCACTCCCCGCTGTGCCTGTTCCAGCATCATCATCAAGAACTGTCTCCTTGCAGTGGGAGGCGTCAATCAGGGACTGAGTGATGCTGTGGAAGCCCTGTGTGTCTCAGACTCCTAG